Proteins from one Tenrec ecaudatus isolate mTenEca1 chromosome 8, mTenEca1.hap1, whole genome shotgun sequence genomic window:
- the CX3CR1 gene encoding CX3C chemokine receptor 1: MSIPSAEPTPESFQYDDDAEACYEGDIVAFGAVYLPVFYSLVFAFGLVGNVLVVLALSNSRKAKSITDIYLLNLALSDLLFVATLPFWTHYVVSDQGFTNAVCKLVTAFFFIGFFGGIFFITVISIDRYLAIVLAANSMHNRTVQQGVTVSLSVWAAAILVAAPQFMFTKQNGSECLGDYPEILQDVWPLLRNVEANFLGFLLPLLIIGFCYFRIIWTLLTCKNRKKAKAIRLILLVVALFFLFWTPYNVMVFLETLKLYHFFPSCDIKKDLRWALNVTETIAFSHCCLNPLIYAFAGEKFRKYLSHLYRKCLAVFCGRSLGMDLTLSELQISRRESALSSNFTHYMSDGETSIHI; the protein is encoded by the coding sequence ATGTCCATCCCCTCCGCTGAGCCAACCCCAGAAAGTTTCCAGTACGACGATGATGCTGAAGCCTGTTATGAGGGGGACATCGTGGCCTTCGGGGCTGTGTACCTGCCCGTCTTCTACTCCCTTGTCTTTGCCTTTGGCTTGGTGGGAAACGTGCTGGTGGTGCTGGCCCTCAGCAACAGCCGCAAAGCCAAGAGCATCACGGACATCTATCTGCTGAACCTGGCCTTGTCCGACCTGCTCTTTGTAGCCACCTTGCCTTTCTGGACTCACTACGTGGTCAGCGACCAAGGCTTCACCAACGCCGTGTGCAAACTCGTGACGGCCTTCTTCTTCATCGGTTTTTTCGGGGGCATCTTTTTCATCACCGTCATCAGCATCGACCGGTACCTGGCCATTGTCCTGGCCGCCAACTCCATGCACAACCGCACGGTGCAGCAAGGCGTCACCGTCAGCCTGAGCGTTTGGGCGGCGGCCATACTGGTGGCGGCCCCCCAATTCATGTTCACCAAGCAGAACGGCAGCGAGTGCCTTGGTGACTACCCTGAGATCCTCCAGGATGTGTGGCCCCTGCTGCGCAACGTGGAGGCCAACTTCCTCGGCTTCCTGCTGCCCCTGCTTATCATCGGCTTCTGCTACTTCCGGATCATCTGGACACTGTTGACCTGCAAGAACCGCAAGAAAGCTAAAGCCATTCGGCTGATCTTGCTGGTGGTGGCTCTGTTTTTCCTCTTCTGGACCCCCTACAACGTGATGGTCTTCTTGGAGACCCTCAAACTTTACCACTTCTTCCCCAGCtgtgacatcaagaaggatctcCGGTGGGCCCTCAACGTGACCGAGACGATTGCTTTCAGCCACTGTTGCCTCAATCCCCTGATCTACGCCTTTGCTGGAGAGAAGTTCAGAAAATACCTTTCCCACCTCTACAGGAAGTGCCTGGCTGTCTTCTGTGGCCGTTCGCTTGGGATGGATCTCACCCTATCAGAACTGCAAATAAGCCGGCGGGAGAGTGCTCTGAGCAGCAATTTTACCCACTACATGAGTGATGGGGAGACATCGATCCACATCTGA